The Vicia villosa cultivar HV-30 ecotype Madison, WI linkage group LG1, Vvil1.0, whole genome shotgun sequence genome includes a region encoding these proteins:
- the LOC131644485 gene encoding bet1-like SNARE 1-1 yields MMNSRRDTRNNRVALFDGIEEGGIRASSLYSAGSSHEIDEHDNEQAMDGLQDRVNLLKRLSGDIHEEVDNHNRMLDHMGNDMDSSRGVLSGTMDKFKMVFETKSSRRMFSLVASFVVIFLIIYYLTR; encoded by the exons AGACACCCGAAACAACAGAGTTGCTCTTTTTGATGGTATTGAGGAGGGAGGCATCAGAGCTTCATCTCTTTACTCCGCAGGTTCTTCCCATGAAATTGATGAACATGATAATGAACAAGCAATGGATGGATTGCAAGATAGAGTTAATCTACTGAAAAGA TTGTCAGGTGATATACACGAGGAGGTGGATAACCATAACCGGATGCTGGATCACATG GGCAATGATATGGATTCTTCTAGGGGTGTCCTCTCAGGAACCATGGACAAATTCAAAATG GTATTTGAGACAAAATCGAGCCGAAGAATGTTCTCGCTGGTAGCATCATTTGttgttatttttcttattatttactATCTAACTAGGTAA